DNA from Aliarcobacter butzleri:
TTCCAATACTTTATTTTGTATATCATTTAATATACTTTTTTCATTAAACTGTATATCTTTTAAAGATAAATAAATATTTTCATTTTGAGAAATCTCAGTTTCATATTTTGAGATAATTGGAAGGCATTCTTCATACACTTTTGTAGTTATTTCTGAGTTCTTAACTGAATCAATATGAAAGATTGGAGTCAAAAATTCATTTATGCTCTCCCCTATTTCTTGAAATGGTAAAACAAAATTTTTGTAAGTTTTATTTTCTATATTTAATAACTCATTTATTAATACTCTTTTTTCATCTAAAAGTTTTTCTAAAATTTCTTTACTATTTTCTAAATTATCTAAATTAAAATCTTTGAATGACATTTTTATTCCTTATTTTTAAATTTTAGAGTAAATCCTCTATCAAAATTTTCGTAATCTTTATAAAAATTATAAGATTCAACATTAAATTGTTTAAAATACTCTTCTAAACTTTTTTTCTGGTCATATCCCATTTCACAAAGTAAATATGGGATTTTTTTATCATTTGTTTGTTTTATGATATCTTTTAAAAGTTCATCACCTAAATTTCCACCAAAAAGTGCATTTGATGGTTCAAACTTTACATTTAAAGGTAGTTTATAATCATTTGCAATATATGGTGGATTTGAAATTGTTAGATTTATATCATCTTCATTTACATTCTCATATAAATTGCTAAGTCTAAAATCTATTTTTTCTAAAACATTATGTTTTATAGCATTTTCTTTTGCAAGTTCTATTGCTTTTGGATTTATATCAACTGCAATAATTTTTATATTTTCAATTAACATAGCAAGCATTACAGATATTATTCCACTTCCTGTTCCAATTTCTAAAACTTTTATAGGCTCTTTTTTATCTTTTAAGATTTCAACTGCATTTTCAACTAAAATCTCAGTTTCAGGTCTTGGTATTAAAACACCCTCTTTTACTAAAAACTGTTCTCCATAAAAAGAAGCTTTACCAATAATATATTCTAAAGGATAATTAGTAGCTCTTTTTTTTACTAAAGTTTCAAGCTCTTTTATTTTTGAAAATTCACTATTATAGTTTAAGTGAAGCCAAATAACATTTTTATCTAATAAATACATTATTAATATTTCAACTTCTTTTGAAGGGATATGAGTTACAAGTTTTAGTTCATTTGAGTATTTTCTTACTGCATCTTTTATTATCATCTGAGTTTTTTACCTTTTAAAAGTTTGGATTATATTATAAAATTAATCTAAAATATATAAAGCTAATTCATCAGCTAATAAAAAGTTTTTATTAAAAACCTTATTATTCTCTATGTAAACTTTTTCATAACTAATTAGTTCATCTATTTTTTTTAGTTCTTTTTCATCAAAAAGTTCTAATTCAACACCATTTAAACATCGAAATCCTAATAAAACTTTTTCTACTTTTATATCATCTTCATCTATTTCTTCAATCTCAACAAATAAAGGATTTTTTATGTACTCTTCAAGATTTTTTAAAGGATATTCTCTTCTCTTATTTATATATCCAACTGCACCAGCTCCAACGCCTAAATACTCTTTATGTTGCCAATATCCATAGTTATGTTTTGATTGAGAATTTTTATTTCTTGAAAAATTTGATATTTCATATTGAGTAAATCCATTTTTTGAAAAATAATCAAATATTTCATAAGATAAATCCTCGTCATCAATTTTTACACTATTTTTATCAAGTTTAAAAAATTTTGTTCCTTCTTCAATTGTCAATGAATATGCACTTATATGCGTAATTGGGAGTGAAAAAGCAATATCCAAATCTTCTTTTATACTATTTAATGTATCATTCTTAACACCATAAATAATATCACAATTAATCTCTTTAAAACCAATTTCTGAAGCATTTTGTATAGCTTTAATAGCACTATTACTATTATGACTTCTTCCTAAAAATTTTAATTTTTCATTCTGAAAACTTTGAACTCCAAAGCTCACACGGCTTACACCAAGGCTTTTCATAGTTTCTAACCATTCAAAAGAAGCAGAATTTGGATTTGCTTCAGTTGTTATTTCAACTTTTTCTTCTAAATATGGATTTATTATTTCAAAAATCTCTTTATATTCAAAAGCTTTTATAGTAGAAGGTGTTCCTCCTCCTATAAATACTGTTTCGATTTTTTTATTTCGATTTTTTACATATTTTTCTATATTGTTTTTTAACTGTATTTTTAAGGCTTTCATATAATCATTTTTTAAACTAAACTTGTCTGTATATGAGTTAAATGCACAATAAAAACATTTACTATCGCAAAAGGGAATGTGTATATATAAAAGCAATTTTTAATCCTAATTATCTTAAAATATCTGGCTAATTATAAGGGAAAATATATTTATGACTGATAAAAAAGAAAAGAAAACAATTAACGAGAAAAAAAACTTTAGACCTAATGTTGCAGCTATCGTACTATCAGCAAAATATCCTCATAAGTGTGAAATTTTTATTGCCTCAAGAACTGATGTTGAAAATGCTTGGCAGTTTCCTCAAGGTGGAATTGATGATGGAGAATCATCAAAAGAGGCTTTATTTAGAGAGTTAGAAGAAGAAATTGGTACAAGAGATGTTGAAATCATCGCAGAATATCCTACTTGGGTATCTTACGAATTTCCTCCTGCTATTGCTAAAAAAATGTATCCTTATGACGGGCAAAGACAAAAGTATTATTTAGTTAAATTAAAAAAAGGCGCTACAATTAACATAGATACTGAGATTCCTGAATTTAGCGAGTATAAATTTGTGCCTACTGAAAATATTTATGAATATATAACTTTTTTTAAAAGAACTGTTTATAAACAAGTTATAAAATATTTTAAAAATGAAGGTTATATTTAAAAAGGATAAAAAATTAGATGTTAAAAGTACTTAAGTTTGGTGGAACAAGTGTTGGTACACTTGATAGAATACAAAATGTTGCAAATATCATAAAAAAAATAAAAGACGAAGGTCACGATGTAATTGCTATTGTTTCAGCTATGAGTGGAGAGACTAATAAGCTATTAGATTATGCTGGTTATTATTCAAAAACTCCAAAACTAGATGAAGTTGATATGCTTTTAAGTTCAGGGGAAAGAGTAACTTCAGCACTTTTATCAATTGCTTTAAATGAAATGGGTTATAAAGCTATGTCTATGAGTGGAAGACAAGCAGGAATCATTACTGATAATGCTCATACAAAAGCAAGAATTGAAAATATCGATACAGCAGAGATGAAAAAAGCAATAAAAGATGGAAATATCATCATTGTTGCAGGTTTTCAAGGGGTTGCTCAAGATACTTTAAGAGTTTCAACTCTTGGTCGAGGAGGAAGTGATTTAACTGCTGTTGCAATTGCAGGAGCAATAGAAGCTGATGTTTGTGAAATATATACTGATGTTGATGGTATTTATACAACAGACCCTAGAATTGAACCAAAAGCTAAAAAGTTAGACAAAATTTCATATGATGAGATGCTTGAACTTGCTAGTTTAGGTGCAAAAGTATTACAAAATAGATCAGTAGAAATGGCGAAAAAATTAAATGTAAATTTAGTATCAAGAAGTAGCTTTACGCCAGAAGTTGAAGGTACATTAATAACAAAGGAAGAGAATATTATGGAAAAACCAGTTGTAAGTGGAATTGCGTTAGATAAAAATCAAATTAGAGTTGGAATGTATGGAGTTACAGATAGACCTGGTATTGCTTCAGCTATTTTTACTGCACTTGCTGATGCAAATATCAATGTTGATATGATAGTTCAAACAAGAGGATTAGATGGAACAACTGATTTAGATTTTACAATTCCTACGACTGATTTTGAAATCTGTAAAAAAGTTATGGAACAATTTAAAGCTCAAGCTAAAAATATAGATTACAATGAATCTATTTGTAAAGTATCTATTGTTGGTGTTGGTATGAAATCTCATACTGGAGTTGCTTCAAAAGCATTTACAGCAATGGCTAATGAAAATATTAATATAAGAATTATTTCAACTAGTGAAATCAAAATTTCTATGATTATCGATGAAAAATATGCAGAGCTTGCTGTTCGAGCTTTACATGAAGCTTATCATTTGGATAAATAGTAGTGCAAGAATTTTTAAATTGGACAGTTGATACAATCAGGAAAGACAAATATCTTTCTCCTTGGCTAGAAGAAAAAAAATATGAATGGACGCCTTTAGTATCTAAAAATATCAATAATCTTTTAGAAAGGAATTTTTCTATTATTGTTATTACAGATAAGGATAGAGAGTGGTTTTTAGAGTATGCTTTAACAAACATTAACTCTACAAGATTAAATAGACCATTTTTGCCATATTATGATTTTAAGTCTTTTTATAAATATATCGACAATGTAAAATCGGATGAAGATATTTCATATATAAAAGATATGTTAACTATTTCATTCCCAAATGGTTATTGTTTTTGGTATATTGGAAAAGGACAAGATATAAGAGCGACTATTCCAAAAGTCTTGAAAAATTCATTTTTATGGCTTTTTGATGAAGAAAAACAAGATGCTTTTAACTTAAAATCAAATGATGAAGCATTAGATATGAAACTTTTACAAATGTTTAGATTGTATAATAAAACATTGAGTGCTTCATTATTTGCTGAAATAAATGTGGAAAATTGATTTTGTTAGATTTTATTGAAAACTCTTCTATTTTAATAGTAAATAATATTGAGGAAACTTTAAATTTAATGCTTCCAAAATATCCTTTGCACTCTGTAAGAGTTATTAAAAATGAGGAAAAAGAAGAGTTTTTAATAGCTCAAGCAAATGAGACTATTAAAGAAGCTTTTATTGCAACAAGTGAAAAAAAATATCTATTTTTATGTGGTTCAACTTTTAGAAAAGAGGCACAAAATGCTCTTTTAAAAATTTTGGAAGAACCACCTAGAAATATCGTTTTTATACTTATAACAAATTCAAAAACATCTCTTTTACCGACTATTTATTCGAGATTACCATATAAATATCTAAAAAAATCTGAACAAAAAATTGAGTCATCTTTAGATTTAAATAGACTTGATTTAAAAGATATTTATACTTTTTTACAAGAAAATCAAAAGATTTCTAAACAAGAAGCAAAAGATATAGTTGAATCACTTTTATTAAAAGCTAATAATCAAAAAATCAAATTTTCACAAAAGAAACTTGATTTCTTTTCTAAAGCAATAAAATTATTGGAATTAAATTCAAAACCAATAAATGTTCTTACAACTCTACTTTTATATTTATCAAATCAAAAAAATCAAAACTGAAAGGTTTTTATATGAAAACATATAAAATATCACTAAATGATTCAAAAAAGTTTTTTGAAAATCTTGGTTGTGATAGTGGCGGTATTTCGATTTTATCAAAAAAATCAAAACTTCATACTTTATATATAAAAGATTTACATGTTGGTGCTGCAAATATTTTAAAACAAGATGCTTTATCTATTGGAGCAGATTTAGCTGTACCAAATGGAGTTATAATTGCAAAAGATAAATATGTAAATGCCTTACTTATAGGAACTACAAAACAT
Protein-coding regions in this window:
- the prmC gene encoding peptide chain release factor N(5)-glutamine methyltransferase, with translation MIIKDAVRKYSNELKLVTHIPSKEVEILIMYLLDKNVIWLHLNYNSEFSKIKELETLVKKRATNYPLEYIIGKASFYGEQFLVKEGVLIPRPETEILVENAVEILKDKKEPIKVLEIGTGSGIISVMLAMLIENIKIIAVDINPKAIELAKENAIKHNVLEKIDFRLSNLYENVNEDDINLTISNPPYIANDYKLPLNVKFEPSNALFGGNLGDELLKDIIKQTNDKKIPYLLCEMGYDQKKSLEEYFKQFNVESYNFYKDYENFDRGFTLKFKNKE
- the hemW gene encoding radical SAM family heme chaperone HemW, producing MLLYIHIPFCDSKCFYCAFNSYTDKFSLKNDYMKALKIQLKNNIEKYVKNRNKKIETVFIGGGTPSTIKAFEYKEIFEIINPYLEEKVEITTEANPNSASFEWLETMKSLGVSRVSFGVQSFQNEKLKFLGRSHNSNSAIKAIQNASEIGFKEINCDIIYGVKNDTLNSIKEDLDIAFSLPITHISAYSLTIEEGTKFFKLDKNSVKIDDEDLSYEIFDYFSKNGFTQYEISNFSRNKNSQSKHNYGYWQHKEYLGVGAGAVGYINKRREYPLKNLEEYIKNPLFVEIEEIDEDDIKVEKVLLGFRCLNGVELELFDEKELKKIDELISYEKVYIENNKVFNKNFLLADELALYILD
- a CDS encoding RNA pyrophosphohydrolase; amino-acid sequence: MTDKKEKKTINEKKNFRPNVAAIVLSAKYPHKCEIFIASRTDVENAWQFPQGGIDDGESSKEALFRELEEEIGTRDVEIIAEYPTWVSYEFPPAIAKKMYPYDGQRQKYYLVKLKKGATINIDTEIPEFSEYKFVPTENIYEYITFFKRTVYKQVIKYFKNEGYI
- a CDS encoding aspartate kinase; this encodes MLKVLKFGGTSVGTLDRIQNVANIIKKIKDEGHDVIAIVSAMSGETNKLLDYAGYYSKTPKLDEVDMLLSSGERVTSALLSIALNEMGYKAMSMSGRQAGIITDNAHTKARIENIDTAEMKKAIKDGNIIIVAGFQGVAQDTLRVSTLGRGGSDLTAVAIAGAIEADVCEIYTDVDGIYTTDPRIEPKAKKLDKISYDEMLELASLGAKVLQNRSVEMAKKLNVNLVSRSSFTPEVEGTLITKEENIMEKPVVSGIALDKNQIRVGMYGVTDRPGIASAIFTALADANINVDMIVQTRGLDGTTDLDFTIPTTDFEICKKVMEQFKAQAKNIDYNESICKVSIVGVGMKSHTGVASKAFTAMANENINIRIISTSEIKISMIIDEKYAELAVRALHEAYHLDK
- a CDS encoding HobA family DNA replication regulator, with the protein product MQEFLNWTVDTIRKDKYLSPWLEEKKYEWTPLVSKNINNLLERNFSIIVITDKDREWFLEYALTNINSTRLNRPFLPYYDFKSFYKYIDNVKSDEDISYIKDMLTISFPNGYCFWYIGKGQDIRATIPKVLKNSFLWLFDEEKQDAFNLKSNDEALDMKLLQMFRLYNKTLSASLFAEINVEN
- a CDS encoding DNA polymerase III subunit delta'; amino-acid sequence: MLDFIENSSILIVNNIEETLNLMLPKYPLHSVRVIKNEEKEEFLIAQANETIKEAFIATSEKKYLFLCGSTFRKEAQNALLKILEEPPRNIVFILITNSKTSLLPTIYSRLPYKYLKKSEQKIESSLDLNRLDLKDIYTFLQENQKISKQEAKDIVESLLLKANNQKIKFSQKKLDFFSKAIKLLELNSKPINVLTTLLLYLSNQKNQN